In the Acidaminococcales bacterium genome, one interval contains:
- a CDS encoding class I SAM-dependent methyltransferase: MNFAVTVGKNGAPGLTGKARAWSEELGLPFIGRDKGTLDEFITRGGFDGALVATAKGPELYSAGGRLFFHPGMSVRRIGNLCAGAGDRMVRAMGLKRGMSVLDCTLGLAADACVASWAVGREGLVVGVEAVKPVAFVIREGLSNYRADNEELTAAMRRIRVVFSDALAYLKKAADNSFDIVYFDPMFERILEKSHNMEPLRPVAHALKLDGALLAEAQRVAAGKVVIKTIEPGKHFPWLLARLTGDGRYSKLKYAVLEAGG, translated from the coding sequence ATGAATTTCGCGGTTACCGTAGGCAAAAACGGCGCGCCCGGCTTAACGGGCAAAGCGCGGGCATGGAGCGAAGAACTGGGCCTGCCGTTTATCGGGCGGGACAAAGGGACGCTTGACGAATTTATAACGCGCGGCGGCTTTGATGGCGCCTTAGTCGCTACCGCCAAAGGGCCGGAGCTTTATTCGGCCGGCGGCCGGCTGTTTTTTCATCCGGGCATGAGCGTGCGGCGCATAGGGAATCTTTGCGCGGGCGCCGGCGACAGGATGGTCAGGGCCATGGGTCTAAAAAGGGGCATGAGCGTATTGGATTGTACGCTGGGGCTGGCCGCCGATGCCTGCGTCGCTTCTTGGGCGGTTGGGCGCGAAGGGCTCGTGGTAGGAGTTGAGGCGGTTAAACCCGTGGCTTTTGTGATAAGGGAAGGGCTGTCAAATTACCGGGCCGACAACGAAGAACTGACCGCGGCCATGCGCCGGATACGGGTAGTGTTTTCCGATGCCCTGGCTTATCTCAAAAAAGCGGCGGACAACTCTTTCGATATAGTTTATTTTGATCCGATGTTTGAGCGCATTTTGGAAAAATCACACAACATGGAACCGCTGCGGCCGGTAGCCCATGCCCTGAAACTGGACGGCGCGCTGCTGGCCGAAGCGCAAAGAGTCGCCGCCGGCAAGGTAGTAATAAAAACCATTGAACCCGGGAAGCATTTTCCTTGGCTTTTGGCGCGCCTTACCGGCGATGGCCGCTACAGCAAACTAAAATACGCAGTGCTGGAGGCTGGCGGGTGA
- the miaA gene encoding tRNA (adenosine(37)-N6)-dimethylallyltransferase MiaA, translating to MKDKLIVILGPTATGKSKLGISLAQELGTQIISGDSMLVYRGMDIGTAKPAADELKRVRHHLVDILRPCEIFSAALFQKEAARLIAELNGKGMLPLLVGGTGLYIRSLLEGYDFSAPEADPALRAQLEAFADEFGDAALFARLRALSAKAASGIHPNNRRRVIRAIEAATLGQGISREKQRELVYDARVFGLYADRDFLYEKINQRVKNMFDAGLIEEVRGLMGAGVDKRAPAMRGIGYKEVIEYMDGACTLPECMRLVARNTRRFAKRQFTWYRKMPYIKWLKVEEGPSVKRLANIIRENLWNERN from the coding sequence GTGAAGGACAAATTGATCGTCATTCTCGGCCCGACCGCCACCGGCAAGAGCAAACTCGGAATTTCCCTCGCGCAAGAGCTGGGTACGCAAATAATCTCAGGCGACTCCATGCTGGTCTACCGGGGAATGGACATCGGCACGGCCAAACCGGCAGCGGACGAATTAAAGCGGGTGCGGCACCACCTTGTCGATATTCTTCGGCCGTGTGAAATTTTCAGCGCGGCGCTGTTTCAAAAAGAGGCCGCGCGCCTTATAGCAGAACTCAACGGCAAGGGGATGCTTCCGCTGCTGGTGGGCGGGACAGGCCTTTATATCCGTTCGCTGCTCGAAGGATATGATTTTTCGGCGCCGGAAGCGGATCCGGCATTGCGCGCGCAACTGGAAGCTTTCGCGGACGAATTCGGCGACGCGGCGCTGTTTGCCCGCTTGCGCGCTTTGTCGGCCAAAGCCGCCTCCGGCATACATCCCAACAACCGGCGGCGGGTTATAAGGGCGATAGAAGCCGCTACGCTTGGCCAAGGAATATCGCGCGAAAAACAGCGGGAATTGGTTTATGACGCGCGGGTATTCGGGCTTTACGCGGACAGGGATTTTTTATATGAGAAAATAAATCAACGGGTAAAGAACATGTTTGACGCCGGGCTGATCGAAGAAGTGCGAGGCCTAATGGGCGCGGGCGTGGACAAGCGGGCGCCGGCCATGCGCGGCATCGGCTACAAAGAAGTAATTGAATATATGGACGGCGCTTGCACGCTGCCCGAATGTATGCGGCTTGTCGCCAGAAATACCAGGCGCTTCGCCAAACGCCAGTTTACCTGGTACAGAAAAATGCCTTATATAAAATGGCTGAAAGTGGAAGAAGGCCCAAGCGTCAAAAGGCTTGCGAATATTATCCGCGAAAACTTGTGGAATGAGCGAAACTAA
- the hfq gene encoding RNA chaperone Hfq: protein MVATSKSINLQDSFLNQVRKENVVVIVYLVNGFQLKGLVRGFDNFTVILENDGRQQLIYKHAISTVTPLQAMQIMSPEKAHCCKVPGERQE from the coding sequence ATGGTTGCAACAAGCAAAAGCATCAACTTGCAGGACAGCTTTCTCAACCAAGTAAGAAAAGAAAATGTCGTGGTGATTGTTTATCTTGTCAACGGTTTTCAGCTTAAAGGTTTGGTAAGGGGCTTCGACAATTTTACGGTCATTTTGGAAAATGACGGCAGGCAGCAACTTATTTACAAACACGCTATATCGACCGTCACGCCTTTGCAGGCCATGCAAATAATGTCGCCGGAAAAGGCGCATTGCTGCAAAGTGCCGGGGGAACGGCAGGAATAA
- the xerD gene encoding site-specific tyrosine recombinase XerD, protein MEKSLKVFLQYLAVEEGFSANTIAAYASDIRKFMLFAGEHAVNSVKEVTHDLIKAFLQQERKNALSSATVTRRVAALKSFFSFLREEKLIGANPAETISSSRNSLHLPKVLSAAEIDALLRQPEATSAEGIRDRAMLETLYATGMRVSELTGINYENINPDANYIICFGKRAKERLVPIGNAARACLRDYLENARPLLAKGKNDAALFLNADGQRLTRQGLWFILKKHAKRAGITKAITPHTLRHSFATHLLENGADLRVVQEMLGHADISTTQIYTHLTKKHLRDIYDRTHPRA, encoded by the coding sequence TTGGAAAAGTCGTTAAAAGTTTTTTTGCAGTATTTGGCAGTGGAAGAAGGGTTTTCCGCAAACACGATTGCGGCTTATGCTTCCGACATAAGAAAGTTTATGCTTTTTGCCGGCGAGCATGCCGTAAACTCCGTTAAAGAGGTTACGCACGATCTTATCAAAGCGTTTTTGCAGCAAGAGCGCAAAAACGCTTTGTCTTCCGCTACCGTAACCCGCCGGGTAGCGGCTTTAAAGTCTTTTTTCTCCTTTTTGCGGGAAGAGAAGCTGATCGGCGCCAACCCGGCGGAGACAATATCATCCTCGCGCAACTCCCTGCATCTGCCCAAAGTGCTCTCCGCCGCAGAAATTGACGCGCTTTTGCGTCAGCCGGAAGCGACGAGCGCCGAAGGGATACGCGATCGCGCCATGTTGGAGACGCTTTACGCGACAGGCATGAGAGTTTCCGAACTGACAGGGATAAATTATGAAAACATCAACCCGGACGCCAATTATATAATCTGCTTTGGCAAAAGGGCGAAAGAGCGCCTTGTTCCCATAGGAAACGCGGCGCGCGCCTGTTTGCGCGATTATTTGGAAAACGCCCGTCCGCTTCTCGCCAAGGGCAAAAACGATGCGGCGCTTTTTTTGAACGCTGACGGCCAGCGGCTGACCCGGCAGGGGCTTTGGTTTATCCTGAAAAAACACGCCAAGCGCGCCGGCATAACAAAAGCAATCACCCCCCATACCCTGCGCCATTCTTTTGCCACTCACCTTTTGGAAAACGGCGCCGATTTAAGGGTTGTGCAGGAAATGCTTGGACACGCGGACATTTCGACAACCCAGATCTACACCCACCTGACCAAAAAACATTTGCGCGACATATATGACCGGACGCACCCGCGGGCTTGA
- a CDS encoding divergent polysaccharide deacetylase family protein, with protein sequence MKKRKIRIARLLSMFLIACAAAVGAYYYFKTGPAPTAPPATDGRDAQTRGRGLDYKEPSLALQAEVNGVLKANKAQVKETKHLEKSAGGKQNTKIDWLERSQLVTIDASASIEEIKDDLNKRLKSKSGAVARQEQDKWEGQNVERIDIALITDDGDISELIVDRIYFAPPAKAKKAGHGRLAVIVDDCGYDADIVRKITGLKQKLSFAVIPYRNFSAEALAIIKKSGKEALLHLPMEPLDRSQQSEKITIAVNMSDDEAKQITRKAIEQLPGIVGVNNHQGSRATADERIMRAVLSVIKEKRLFFVDSFTQPKTLAYKVAGQMGVRTAINRAFMDGEADVGYIKGRLRQAGEQALKEGSYIAICHARPQTAIALSETLNELEAIGVEFVFVSSLVSR encoded by the coding sequence ATGAAAAAAAGGAAAATCAGGATCGCGCGGCTTTTGTCCATGTTTCTGATCGCCTGCGCCGCAGCCGTGGGGGCTTATTATTATTTCAAGACGGGACCCGCGCCCACGGCACCGCCGGCAACGGACGGCCGCGATGCGCAGACGCGCGGACGCGGCCTGGATTATAAAGAACCGTCGCTGGCCTTGCAAGCCGAGGTAAATGGCGTGCTAAAGGCAAATAAAGCGCAGGTAAAAGAAACCAAGCATCTTGAGAAAAGCGCCGGCGGCAAACAAAACACGAAGATTGACTGGCTGGAGCGTTCGCAATTGGTAACCATTGACGCTTCCGCCAGCATCGAAGAAATAAAAGATGATTTAAACAAACGGCTCAAAAGCAAAAGCGGCGCGGTTGCGAGGCAGGAGCAAGACAAATGGGAAGGCCAGAACGTCGAAAGGATTGATATCGCCCTCATCACCGATGACGGCGATATATCCGAACTCATTGTTGACAGGATTTACTTCGCGCCGCCGGCCAAAGCGAAAAAGGCCGGCCACGGCAGGCTTGCCGTTATAGTCGACGACTGCGGTTATGATGCCGACATTGTCCGCAAGATAACCGGCCTGAAACAGAAACTGTCTTTTGCCGTCATACCCTACCGTAATTTTTCCGCCGAAGCGCTCGCCATAATTAAAAAAAGCGGCAAAGAGGCCTTGCTGCATCTGCCGATGGAACCGCTTGACCGCAGCCAGCAGTCAGAGAAAATAACCATAGCCGTAAACATGTCCGATGACGAAGCAAAACAAATAACGCGAAAAGCCATAGAGCAATTGCCGGGCATAGTGGGCGTCAACAACCACCAAGGCTCGCGGGCGACGGCCGACGAACGGATCATGAGGGCAGTCTTGTCGGTCATAAAAGAAAAACGTTTGTTTTTTGTCGATAGTTTCACCCAACCTAAAACCCTCGCCTACAAGGTCGCCGGGCAGATGGGCGTAAGAACTGCGATCAACCGGGCGTTCATGGACGGCGAAGCAGACGTCGGTTACATTAAAGGCCGTCTGCGCCAAGCCGGGGAACAGGCCCTGAAAGAAGGATCCTACATTGCCATTTGCCATGCCCGACCCCAAACCGCCATCGCTTTGTCGGAAACGCTGAACGAACTGGAAGCCATAGGGGTGGAGTTTGTTTTCGTCTCCTCGCTCGTGTCGCGTTAA
- a CDS encoding DJ-1/PfpI family protein, whose protein sequence is MRDFNIVLFEQFETLDAFGPAEIIGKLPEMYNLGYFSPKGGAVTSSQNLKALTRPLKEINGGGILLIPGGMGTRNLVRDEAFIEALSCLARAAEYVLTVCTGSALLAKTGLLDGKKATSNKKAFDWVCAQNARVNWQRRARWTVDGRIYTASGISAGMDMALGFIAQMHGGELAGDIAGRIEYVWNADKENDPFALS, encoded by the coding sequence ATGCGCGATTTTAACATTGTTTTGTTTGAACAGTTTGAAACGCTCGATGCCTTCGGCCCGGCCGAAATAATCGGCAAATTGCCGGAGATGTATAATTTGGGCTATTTTTCGCCAAAAGGCGGCGCGGTAACCAGCAGCCAAAATTTAAAGGCGTTGACCAGGCCGCTAAAAGAAATCAACGGCGGGGGCATTTTGCTCATACCCGGCGGCATGGGCACGCGGAACTTGGTGCGCGACGAAGCTTTCATAGAGGCGCTGTCTTGTCTTGCGCGCGCGGCCGAATATGTCCTGACCGTATGCACAGGTTCGGCGCTTTTAGCAAAGACCGGCCTGCTTGACGGGAAAAAAGCCACCTCGAACAAAAAAGCCTTTGACTGGGTTTGCGCGCAAAACGCGCGGGTCAACTGGCAAAGGCGCGCGCGCTGGACGGTTGACGGGCGTATCTATACGGCTTCCGGCATATCCGCCGGCATGGATATGGCGCTGGGCTTTATAGCGCAAATGCACGGCGGGGAACTGGCCGGCGATATAGCGGGGCGCATTGAGTATGTTTGGAACGCCGACAAGGAAAACGACCCGTTTGCCTTGTCCTGA
- the htpX gene encoding zinc metalloprotease HtpX: MNNFKTAVLLSLMMILLMLAGRAFGGQSGMIMMFGFSLLLNFVSYWYSDKIVLKMYKAREVDAQSAPELFRMVSALARRARLPMPKVYVINTDVPNAFATGRNPEHAAVAATSGIMRALSYEELEGVLSHELAHVKNRDTLICTVAATMAGAITMLADMLRWGMILGGGRRDSNDNNSAGAIATIAMVILAPLAAMLIQMAISRSREFVADETGGRISGKPLALASALRKIENYAQRKVLPDATPATSNMFIINPLGGVRSLFGNLFSTHPATSKRIAKLEELARNLR, encoded by the coding sequence ATGAACAATTTCAAAACAGCCGTTTTGCTTTCGTTGATGATGATACTTTTGATGCTGGCAGGACGCGCCTTTGGCGGGCAAAGCGGCATGATCATGATGTTTGGCTTTTCCCTTTTGCTCAATTTCGTCAGTTACTGGTATAGTGACAAAATCGTCCTGAAAATGTACAAAGCCCGGGAAGTGGACGCGCAAAGCGCCCCCGAGCTGTTCAGGATGGTTTCCGCTCTGGCGCGCCGCGCACGGTTGCCCATGCCCAAAGTATATGTAATTAATACCGACGTCCCGAATGCCTTTGCCACAGGCCGCAACCCCGAACACGCGGCCGTTGCCGCCACCAGCGGCATTATGCGCGCCCTAAGCTATGAGGAGCTGGAGGGCGTGCTATCCCACGAACTGGCGCATGTCAAAAACCGCGATACGCTCATCTGCACTGTTGCCGCCACCATGGCGGGCGCGATTACAATGCTTGCCGATATGCTCCGCTGGGGCATGATACTCGGCGGCGGCCGCCGGGACAGCAATGACAATAATTCCGCCGGCGCAATCGCCACCATAGCCATGGTCATTTTGGCGCCCCTTGCCGCCATGCTCATACAAATGGCCATATCGCGCTCGCGCGAATTTGTGGCCGACGAGACCGGCGGCAGGATCAGCGGCAAACCGCTCGCTTTGGCCAGCGCGCTGCGCAAGATTGAAAACTACGCCCAGCGCAAAGTGCTGCCGGACGCTACGCCCGCCACCTCAAACATGTTTATCATAAATCCGCTGGGCGGCGTCCGCAGCCTTTTCGGCAATCTTTTCAGCACGCACCCGGCGACCTCCAAACGGATCGCGAAATTAGAGGAACTCGCGCGCAATTTGCGCTAA
- a CDS encoding aspartate 1-decarboxylase, giving the protein MQYTMFHGKIHRATVTEANLMYAGSITIDRELLAAAGILAYEIVQVVDIDNGSRFETYAIPGPPASGVICLNGAAARKVAVGDKVIIIAYAQMSKEEAETFVPTTVLVDGQNRITGARGREEYGQKA; this is encoded by the coding sequence ATGCAATACACGATGTTTCATGGAAAGATCCACAGGGCAACCGTTACTGAGGCAAATCTCATGTACGCCGGCAGCATAACCATTGACCGGGAGCTTTTGGCGGCGGCCGGCATTCTTGCCTATGAAATTGTGCAGGTTGTCGACATTGACAATGGCAGCCGCTTTGAAACTTACGCCATTCCCGGCCCGCCCGCTTCCGGCGTCATTTGTTTAAACGGCGCGGCCGCCAGGAAAGTTGCCGTCGGCGACAAGGTCATCATCATCGCTTACGCGCAGATGAGCAAAGAAGAAGCGGAAACTTTTGTTCCCACCACCGTGCTGGTGGACGGGCAAAACAGAATAACCGGCGCGCGCGGCCGGGAAGAATACGGGCAAAAGGCCTGA